A stretch of DNA from Macrotis lagotis isolate mMagLag1 chromosome X, bilby.v1.9.chrom.fasta, whole genome shotgun sequence:
gaccagtggtctatccactgcgctgcctAACTGCTCCTAGACTAATgactcttctttcccaatttagTCATTAAGGGAAGGGaaacaaaagaataaaggagAGAGGGGTCAGctatatatttctttgaaatcCATTAAGTTATGAAAAGGAGAGCCATTTGACGATTTATATAACTGCTATTTTGTTTCAAGGTGATAGCCTGAAGAACATATTggcatttatttttacatttcaaaaataCCATTTAGTAATTAATTTTGGACAAGCAGTAAAGcccagtggaaagagtgctaaCCTTGGAATAAGACCTGgattaaattttatattcttgataACTATGACCaaaggtaaatcacttaactactAGTATGGATTTCTCCATATATAGAATGGAGGAATTTCCTAACTCATAAAGTTGTGGGACTTTTTGAAGATTAAAGATTAAAGTGCTTTGATAAGACTCTAAGTTCTTTCAAAGTTAATTTTCTTCATAGTAGTAAATTATAGCAATCAATTGTTACATTCATTCATAAAAATCTTCTAATGTTTCTCTGAATCCCTCACATAGAGGTAGCTTGTTGGTATAAATGAataaagtactggacctggagtcaggaacacccgAGTTCATATCTAACCTCAGATAAtgactagttgggtgaccctagGAAAATCACTGCACCTCTGTCTGACTCAAtatcctccactgtaaaatggggataataataatagtgtctaTTATTATTGTCTCAAATGAGAcagtatttgtaaaatacttaacacagataggtttttaataaatgtctattttccttcctccttgcattttatttttctttcttatgacaATAATATTTTGCCAAttcacataccaaaatttatttaattgttcTCCAATTGACAGGCATCTATTTTGTTAcctattctttgctactacaaaaatgtTGTTATAAATAATCTTGTACATGTGAGTtctttatctctcatttttatttccttggtatataatttaatttgtgaaagaaaaaaattattaaagtgtTACACAAATATGTGATGGTCTGTTCTTGCCATTATCTATACTTGGTAATGTCAGTAGTCTCCTTTGGAAGTTATCAGATGGATGATTATACTGAAGGCTAAAGCTGAACCAGATCATACTTCCTACAAAGTCAATGATACTGGTTTTCTGTTCTATTACAAATCTAGACCCTGGATGCTCTATCAATTACTAATGGAGTGGTTACTTTGGTATTAGAAGAAGATGGCACAGTTGTGGATACTGAAGAATTCTTTCAGACTCTAGGAGATAATACACATTTCATGATCTTGGAAAAAGAGCAGAAGTGGACTCTGGTAAGAAAAAATATCATCCAATTCTTGCCTCACTGCAGATATGCAGAATTCCTAATGTTGGAGTTTGTATTTTTCTGATATGTATATCTAGGGAGTGTGAGagttttatccatattcccaacATAAGTAGTATCCTCAGGAATTAAGTCAAAGAGGTTGAGGGGCTTGTCTGAATCAATAAATAGTTATTTCTATGGCAGTAATCGACAATTTACAGTATATTCGGATGTGGCCTGGTAACTGAAGAtatccctgtcttcaagaagaacaattggggggggggggaaccaagCAATCCCAACAGCCAACatttattcagtaaatatttactaagtgttTCATCTGTACTATTGGATCAGAGGAGAGTGGTACAAAGTTTATGGAAATCTTAGTTCCTGTCCTCTTGGAGCTTCCAGTCTAGTAGGGGGAAAAGAACAGAGAGTAATGATATACAgaattatatgatatatacattaGAGAGGTATAAAACAAAATGCTATGAGATCTATGAGGAGAGGATAGGTGGGTGATCAGTAAATACTACATGCCAGAGATAGCATTTGAGTTAGGCTTAAAAGGATTGGTAAAAAGTTAGTGAggagaatagagaaagaaggacATTTCAGATATTTACGGTATTAAGTTATAAGACTCATCtattaatctttaaaattatttcactcaacaTCTGGCACATAGTTGATACttgataaattttttaattgaaaggatATACTATTTGGTCAGAAAATTCATAGAGTTAATTAGAGAGAGATTCCTGAACATGATGGGTCATGGAGCTTACAGTAAGAAATTATTCTATTCATTTGAGACTGTCTAGATTTTGGTGAGGGAAGAAATGGGGGTCAAGGAAGAGTAAGGATATAGTagtgaaaagaagagaaggaaatttgcttagaaagaagacagaaagcaTGATTATGGAATGGTACTAAAGGGCTATATCAGTAGTGGTATAATGAGTCTGTAGCAAGGATTATAGAAAGTTTATTTTAGGAAAGATCACCATGGGCCAGGGGAAGACTAGATTGAAGTCCAGAAGTATTTTTTCCCAGGTTTTCAGTattgcttaaaataaaaatttcaactTCAAACTTGTGGGTACTCTTTCCATGTTCTTTAAGGGAAAACATTGTAAAGCAATGATACTGAACTAGAAGTAAggagaggagcagctaggtggctccctggagtcaggagtacctgagttcaaatccaacctcacttaataattacctagctgtgtggccttggacaagccacttaaccccatttgccttgcaaaaaataaaaaaaaaataaaaaaatagaagtaaggAGACCTGGGGGTCTAGTCCTGACCTTGTTTAAGGTATGACCTtaaaacaaatcacttaattttttaaaaatttccttttcttcatttttcctgtaTACCTAACAGACAGTTGGGGATATAGGGACTGTCCCAGACAAATCAAGATaactttcaagttttattttgtaattctaattatttttttcatttttcagtcatatcaatTTTGTCTTGGTTTCTTGtcctgttctttttttaagtGCATACTCAACACttggatcttttttctttcatcttaatAAAGGCATACACTGTTGTAAGAATTAATCATAGGGCAGGATAAggactggacctatgatttcattggcataaactcctagataagaaaactctctaccAGTACAGGTTGTAACCTTCTCTtcaacttacagtcttagagagttagGTAGAGCACTGAAAATTTAAGTTTTTTGATCAGGATCTCACAGACAGTGATTTGGCCAAAGAACTCTACCGCTAATATTTATTCACTGCAACTTACTTTCCTTTCCTCATAAGTCAAAGTATTCATATGCACATACTTAGATATATATAaggaaaaaacactttgaaaCCCCATATAAAGAGTCTTATCTGTTGATGAGTTATTagttgattaaaataaaaatgagaatactaTGTGGTTTGGTCCCTTGTCCTCATCAAAGAGAATAGttgttttcttattgttgttcagtcatgtctgactcttcatgaccccatttggggttttcttggcaaagatactggagtggtttgccatttccttctccagctgatgaggaaactgaggcaagcagggtttaagtggcttgcccagggtcacacaactagtgtcagaggtaagatttgactTCAGGGATTCCTAACTCTAGTCCAGGAGCTTTATATCCACTGTAACACTTAGCTACCAAAGTTGATAAGGTGACCTTGTTTTCTACCTGCAAATATGATGTGATGGGAACTTTTTTTGATTACTCTGCTTATACTAACATTTAGAAAGCTTGACATAGTATAGAGTACtaattggaatcagaaaatctatgtgcaaatccaaattcagagagatatttactagttttatgactatgaccaagtcatttaaccattcaaAATAGTAATTTTCCTTGTCtagaaaatggagataacacTATAGTAAAACCTATTTCATAACATTGTTCTGAGGcaagaatttttgaaaatataaaattaattctaGGGGTAAAGGAATATTGAGAAACGGATTTTGTgcgtaaaattttaaaaaaaggcataaataaattttaaatcctGAAAACGCTATAAATGGACAATCAAAATCAGTCACCTGTAATATGGAAAGTGACCACGAGGTGTCGGTCTCCACTAAATGATTGAGAATATTAGGTGATTTGTTATAGCCTTTTAAGAAAAGATATGGTTTGAAGatagttttctaacattctctaTATCTCATGGGATAAATCCATAAGTTCCAGGGTCCTTGGATATTGATGAGTTAAGTATCTGGGCTCTGGTATAAGTTTCCTCCTACACTCAACTAAGGCACCTTTCCTTTCAAAACAGATATAATGGCTACTTATATGGACCCTGATGATTTGGGATTTGGTTTATAGGTCTGGCATGATTATGACTTTGCTGCTGCTTAATTTGGATCTCTTCATTAACTACAGATCACATCAACTTTTGGCCACCCACCACTTATCATTGAGGAGACAATATGACTGTGAGGGAATGACTTATGATCAGAGTCTCTAGCAGATTGTTCATCTGTAGTCTGCTGCTCAGGGATTTTAGAAAGAACTCTGTgagtttggaaaaagaaaaataataagtaaaCAAGATTGGATGACAAAAACAGttggaatatttttaataatgtaattcaaatatttttgttctaaaaAGCTTAAACTAATATGGAGTTCTGAAAATGTCATAGCATTGTATATTGTTCCTCATTCTCTGCCTcatgaagagaatttttttttaaatgaagtgcTTAGTTTTTTTGGGAGGGAGTAGAAACAATACTGCATTTAAAGTCAAATTTTAGTCTtgtcacttactacctatgtgacttggataaatctcttaatttctctgggtctccatTTTCTCAGAGTCAAAGGAGGTGGATTTGATGAATGGCCAGGTCCTGTCTAGCTCTAAATTGataactcatttaatcctcattcCACCTCGCCTCCTAATAATATAATATCAACATTTTCCACCTGACTGCTCCTCCAAAATGGAAACCATGCTACCTTTCAATTGAAAATGAATGGTAAAGTGCTTTATTGTCAGCAAGTAAGAGCAGAGGACCCACTCAAATAACTATTTGATATCTGTTGCAACATGTTAATCTGAACACATCTCAATACCTTTTATCTCTTCTATCTAGATTTCATTGAAGTCTGACTCTTGTTTCTTTAAGCtgaattttaggtttttgcaaggcaaatggggttaagtggcttgcccaaggccacacagctaggtaattatcaattgtctgagaccggatttgaactcaggcactcctgactccaaggccagtgctttatccactacgccacctagccgcccctaagctgaattttaattttattctcttttatctcaCTAAAGTTCTGGCAGCAGAGCCATAATCACAGTGGCACCAATGTTGGAGCAAGTCACAAATTATTCAAAACTCTGAATCAAATAGCTCTGCTTAAATTGTAGGTCTCATTTTAAGAAGTTCTCTATGAACATCAATATTTTACCCTGGCTTCAAAGAAGTCTGAAGTCAGTTACAAAGTTACAAAACTAGAAGTTTGGTTTagctagaattttttaaaattttattttatcttttaaaaactatctttccTCAAAACAGGGACCTAAATACGTTACTCAGAAGTCAAAAAGGTCTGGAATAGCAAGAGTCACTTTTGACTTGTATAAAATGAATCCCAAAGACTTCATTGGATGTTTAAATGTGAAAGCCACCATGTATGAGATGTATTCTGTGTCCTATGACATCAAATGTACAACTGCCAAAGCTGTGTTGAGGTAAGTTCATTCTAGAGGCTTAAATATGTTTATACAAGTAGACTAtttccatgtatttttttccatcagtaaCTGGTATTTTAATTCTCTTAATTTTAATCTCCTTGAGgagagggacttttttttttggcctttctttgtattcccaatgcttagcatagaTCGGGTACATAACATACTAGCTTgataataatgcttattgattgtttGAGAATGCTAAATTGGAAGCTTTCTTTCTTCTTACAGGAAGTCATTCCAGTTCCTCCTTAATGCTAGGGCTTgttaattatctttaatttatccaATGTATAGCTTGTTCATATACAGCTGTTTGAATGTTGtctcattagactgtaagatccttgagagctgtcttttacttttttttgtatctccaggactTAGAAAAATACTTGGAATGTAGTAGGGgcttgataaataataaataaagtatAATGACTGATAGCAAGGTGCAGGAGGAGCTCTTTGTCTAACCTCAGAGCTTATTTTGATTCCTATTAGCTTGTGTATGGACATCAAAAGTACATAATTGCTGTCCCTATAACTGATACAGTAGAAGCAGCACTGGGCTCTGGGAGTCAATGGATTCTGATTTGATCAGATTAGTAGTACTGTGTGTCCTTGGGGCAAGTCTTTCATCCCCTCTGAGTTTGAGATTCTtcataaggaattaggactaagtgGTCCTTTGTAGTTCCTGTGATTTCAGATGCTGGGTTGCTTATGGATTAAGAAGTTTCTGAATATCTTTACTCTGGGTCTCCATCAGAGTTCCCATAGAACATTGGATGAACTGTTTTTCATAGAAGAAACATAGCCTATGACCACAGGATTCCCTGAAGAGAGTCTCTAGGAAGGTAGTGGAGGTTCCTAGGATGTTTATACAAAAATTTGGTAACTCCTATATGGATATTCTATTGCTCCCTCTAAATTCCTAGTTGGTGAGGAGGACTGTGTTCTTATTCaccaaagagagacagaaacagaaataacttgcctttctatatttttcctatAATAGATCTTATAGCTCCATTCTCTTGAGTGTAGTAGAACAGGTCAGGAATGTggctttaagaaaataataagagTCAAATAGGTTTATCAATTAATCTTGGGATTAAAAAGTTAATCTGACTTTTGTCATTTGGTTAAAAATCACTGTTTTTATGTCACTAGTAATGAGGAGGCAGCAAGGTACCTTCAAGTTAGGAAAAGATAGTTATTAGCAATCATCTTGTTGCAATTTGATTCCCAGCAAGGACTTTCCTGAAAGACAAACTTAAGGATTTCTTCTGATTAGTTCAAATCAACAAGAAGATCAAATGAGCCTCCTGAGAAGCAATAAACATTCAATGAATAGCCACAAAAACTAAGAAAGTTGTGATGATAGCAGCCCAGCTGTCTAGCTCTAAGCAACTGTTGTGAGCACAAGCCCCTAGAAAAGCTGCACCTGACAAAGAGCAGTAATTTAGTCTGTGGCATCTCCAGACAGGTTCAGAAGAGATTCCCCCACAACCAAAAACACATGGGAAGTTTATACCATTCCTGTCTAAGCCGTGATCATGGCGCAAATTTAGGGACTTAAggggaattcttttttaaaccctcttttttagttttgaatGGAATAGGGACAAAAGTTAAAGCTGTTATTTCTAACAAACAAGAATCACTCATTTTTAATACTAAAATCAGTGGTGAGTGGTAGGCAAGAtaggatgaatatttttaatcatGAGAAATTCTAACTTCCAAAGACTATTCTGAGTTGATGACTTAACTGATTGTCTCtaatggaatgaatgaattaacTAATACCTTTATAAGGGCAATGGGATACTGAtcaagtttttcttctttcacttacTGTGTCTAACTTCAGTTCAGGCCGACActaattattttcatcaattagACTCTTAAGGTTTAGTAGTATTCTACAGTTACTGAAAATTAATGACTATTCAATATTATTCAGTATTTAAACTTGGCATTCCACTTAGATCAGGGCTTAGATAAAGGGTGTGTCTGTCTAATTATAACTGAGTTAACTTCAGAAGTGGTAGGGAATAGACTTATGTTGGAAACCGTTGCCTCCTTTTACCCTTCAAACCATTGTTTTTGGGGACCAGGGTATGTATGGAAGgagtaaagtgattttttttctatcataatTTAAAATTGCTTAATCAAGCAAGGAATGAGATCTTTGGATCCTTTTTTGGTTTGCTTTCAACTTATTTCTGCTGTCTTCTAGGCACTTCTTGCGGTTTATGTCCTATGTTGCCCAAGTCACCGGACAGTTTCTCATCTACATGGGGAATTACATGTTACGTGTGCTTGATGACCCTGATAATTCTACTCCTCCTCTGAAATCAAGAGTCAAAGGGTGGCTTCTATAGGGAGACAGTGCCTTGCATTAAAGAGATTGTAGATGCTCTTTTAGTTTTGTTCCCATTGGTTTCAAGGATGCTTAAATTCTTAGACACATCAATTGGAGACAGTTGGTCACTGCTACTCAATATTAATAATACAGGTAAAAGTTAGGTGTGGCCAACTTTTTATTTCCTGGGAAATTCTTTTATGCTAATGAAAGGGATGATATGCAGAAGTGAGCCTGGAAGAAAGGCTATACACAATAGTCTTCCAAGGGCTGAAATGGGAAGAGGCATATACTCTGTAGAACTCAATAAATATATGATTCAATAAAATAGGCTTTGGCTTACTCACTGCAGTAGGCAGGGCCCTCTATAATTCATATATGTGTCTCTGAAAGTTAGCTTTCACATAAGATCACATCTCTAGTAAACAAATGAGGGAAAAGTACTTTCGGGTCTTCAATCCAGATCGTGGATGacatgaaagaaataaagagctGGCAAACAGTTTAGATTATTTACTGGGCATTGAAGGGTCAAAACATGCAGTATCTTCACTGAAATAAGATTGCAGTTAAAGCTTGCCAGTTTTTTGACTTCTCAGAGAAGCTTAATTTTAAACATGGTGAATGACTGGAGTtcttatatatatagatagatattcaaAGTCTATCTAACTAATCACTTTCATCATTGAAAAATTCTCCACTTTTAATGTATCTCAGATCTCATAAAATAACTGGAGTTATTTTGTGAGGCTTGTGGGAAGGTAAGCTTTATATTTCCTAGAATcctaaggtttttattttcttttatcttcaaataGACTTTCTGATGTCAATTTTTCTGACTTGAAGAAGCAAAGGAACACTTGTCCAGACCCCATGTGGGATTTTTTGCCTTTTGAGCCCTTGAGTGGATGGATACCCCTGCTGTTTCTACCTAGGtcagagggaagcaagaatggagaaTAACTCAGGGGGTACTATGGGTATCTCTTGAAGGGATAGACCTAGAGAAGAGAGGAATAGGCAGAAAAGatgcagaagagaagaaaagtggaTTTGGGGGCTCAGTGGGCAAGATGATTACTAGGGAAACCTAGCCAGGTTGAGATGAATTGGACAAAATACAATATTTCCCTTTACCCCATTTCCTCAGATTGATTGTTGAGGAAAAAAGATGACAAGATATGAAAGTGATTgaatctttcctcttcttttctcttcccttctctggcTGGTAAGAGGTGCCAGGGGAGAAAAGGTTTAGATCCAAGTTGCAACAAGTCCTCCAGCTATTTGaaaggcttttgttttttttggattgGTTTTCCTACACTCCCTGATTGTTTCAGTAAgactctttttgaaaaaaaagcaaattttcaaattcttagaattcagggaagggggaagggaggaatgaaagaaataaaggcCCAAACATGGGATTGAGACTTGAAGAGCAGAGATAAG
This window harbors:
- the CIDEA gene encoding lipid transferase CIDEA isoform X4, with translation MPSRASSMKIITRWNWCWLLVFCIRRRPLTFVGSQTKRVLLTPLMYSSRPFRVSNHDRSSRRGVTANTLKELISKTLDALSITNGVVTLVLEEDGTVVDTEEFFQTLGDNTHFMILEKEQKWTLGPKYVTQKSKRSGIARVTFDLYKMNPKDFIGCLNVKATMYEMYSVSYDIKCTTAKAVLRFLQGKWG
- the CIDEA gene encoding lipid transferase CIDEA isoform X2, with product MDAARDYAGTLIRPLTFVGSQTKRVLLTPLMYSSRPFRVSNHDRSSRRGVTANTLKELISKTLDALSITNGVVTLVLEEDGTVVDTEEFFQTLGDNTHFMILEKEQKWTLGPKYVTQKSKRSGIARVTFDLYKMNPKDFIGCLNVKATMYEMYSVSYDIKCTTAKAVLRHFLRFMSYVAQVTGQFLIYMGNYMLRVLDDPDNSTPPLKSRVKGWLL
- the CIDEA gene encoding lipid transferase CIDEA isoform X1, yielding MPSRASSMKIITRWNWCWLLVFCIRRRPLTFVGSQTKRVLLTPLMYSSRPFRVSNHDRSSRRGVTANTLKELISKTLDALSITNGVVTLVLEEDGTVVDTEEFFQTLGDNTHFMILEKEQKWTLGPKYVTQKSKRSGIARVTFDLYKMNPKDFIGCLNVKATMYEMYSVSYDIKCTTAKAVLRHFLRFMSYVAQVTGQFLIYMGNYMLRVLDDPDNSTPPLKSRVKGWLL
- the CIDEA gene encoding lipid transferase CIDEA isoform X3 — translated: MVCYLRPLTFVGSQTKRVLLTPLMYSSRPFRVSNHDRSSRRGVTANTLKELISKTLDALSITNGVVTLVLEEDGTVVDTEEFFQTLGDNTHFMILEKEQKWTLGPKYVTQKSKRSGIARVTFDLYKMNPKDFIGCLNVKATMYEMYSVSYDIKCTTAKAVLRHFLRFMSYVAQVTGQFLIYMGNYMLRVLDDPDNSTPPLKSRVKGWLL